One window from the genome of Brachionichthys hirsutus isolate HB-005 chromosome 19, CSIRO-AGI_Bhir_v1, whole genome shotgun sequence encodes:
- the map1b gene encoding microtubule-associated protein 1B isoform X2, producing the protein MATLLQPADPELLGDRSATGASPTSSSASQRFNDSKFYLLVVIGEIAAEEHLRCAIADIEKGIRSWDANLIECNLDQELKLFVSRHSARFSAEVKGQRILHHKSNVLETVVLINPADDAVSTEARLMISDAARHKLLVLAGQCSETSGELILQSGSFSFCNFIDIFTDQEIGELLSTIHPANKASLTLSCPEHGDWKNSNLDKHNLQDFIHMKLNSSLILPEMEGLSEFTEYLSESVEIPSPFDMLEPPTSGGFLKLSKPCCYIFPAGCGDSALFAVNGFNMLINGGSDRKSCFWKLVRHLDRVDSILLTHVSGDNLPGINSMLQRKVAELEEEQSQGSTANSDWVKNMISPDIGVVFVNLPENLENPEPNYRVRSDAEEAAVMKHLLMKLNLRIEPLQRPVGNTIEPITLFQKMGVGKLEMYVLNPSKNSKEMQHFMKQWTGSAKDTASILLPNGKESEFPVSNLTSISSLIVWHPANHADKVLRVLFPGNTTQHHIFEGLEKLKHLDFLKQPVVTQKAMSSTPSIPTVKQAKMKHRTDSRESLKSTPKPSPIKSTRKESKDEAPENTKTEVETSHEKSQKAPLKKEKAKATERESKAKEEKTVQHDTPEKKKEKIVKKDAKVSVEKEGKKEVAKKDDAPKQAGKKDEKVKKEEAKKVFKRDIRRDSPLKEKKEEKREQKKDGKRPFKDIRKSAAGEEKGPSPKPKPKPLTKDSKKDAGIPSKSKETVKSKVTRKDTKVDGGKPAGSVAAASQDPEAVRSLMSSPEDLTTDFDKLRAEELVQDDASVQPNKEEEAVLIHHEDLIKTKESPEALESLDEGITTTEAEGECGTTPEEQVVKSKLDGSMSEKFEDEGTVMEETSEGADYEEKGDIEEVREPQRAEPDKNRPTPSRDEQKERSEVDQHNPFLSASPKASSPVSPAASIHDEMLPVGCERSAAFDDENRDEIPEDYTVTSGHTQCTIELTSVPTPVDGMVTPRDIMSDETTNDVSPSQDVGRSGTSASGEFDRKNLSLAQDIPRSDHSQSDATEGHDYNHSASTIPTPSSLEEDKICKEFPSVGKAEGLAAAPESRETDSGSTTSPLVRSPSVDQQNKTDVPNVFAAPVELSTTLAGCTKVRADSSVNPDDQTLEGASSPQSSGHTPYHQSPVDEKVESLPPVSQEKGFGPVIVEITSDKEDSSARVTPEPYEPEADSAFLGEEVISPKSPPPFPPDSTEKMEKSPFEMDDKKIEANTQSVLNQNEADANPFTAFKEESKMSISEGTASDKSGTPPEEVVAEETFSHLASASTTSLATSSLPEPTTDSPSLHAEVGSPHSTEVDDSLSVSVVQTPTMFQDAEGSPSKEDSPRPMSISPDLSPKTKSRTQMQDTKSPEHSTMSVEFGQDSPDHSLALDFSKQSPEHPSVGGSSHATENGPTEVDYSPSGGLNRGSCEHQTTVDKPFLFDSDSVLATSATPSDASQSTPSVTTPCQMTEIPQTGKSPLTPKASSLTHSPCSSELSPETFSRVKETNPFKTADATFEEKSPVSPEVPSYLPLSSDPCGARNPQPTKGPSPPSRTDVDLCLVTSCEYRHPKTELSPSFINPNPLEYFINEESTLNEEKPLAKPGDGPPAPGGKLPAKQCEETPPTSISESAPSQTDSDVPPGTEECPSITADANIDSEDDSETLPTDRTLTYRHADPPPVAPRDSAPSSGHQDVCMVDPEALKAEENLHNANTEEGEKPKKKKVLKKSSSPARKTALSKVKDSKTSSPKKTVGEGKDAKNATNTSASRGVKSATSGTSGGKASSGASSPNCPPMYMDLVYIPNHCSAKNVDADFFKRVRSSYYVVSGNDLNAQEPDRAVLDALLEGKAQWGNNVQVTLIPTHDTDVMREWYQETHDKQQELNIMVLASSSTVVMQDESFPACKIEM; encoded by the exons ATGGCGACCCTGCTGCAGCCTGCGGACCCGGAGCTTCTAGGGGACCGGAGCGCCACCGGCGCGTCCCCGACCTCCTCCAGCGCCTCGCAGCGCTTCAACGACAGTAAATTCTACCTGCTGGTGGTGATCGGGGAGATCGCGGCCGAGGAGCACCTGAGGTGTGCCATTGCGGACATAGAGAAAG GGATCCGCTCATGGGACGCTAATCTCATCGAATGCAACCTGGACCAGGAGCTCAAGCTGTTTGTCTCGAGACACTCGGCTCGCTTCTCTGCAGAAGTCAAAG GGCAGAGAATTCTTCACCACAAAAGTAATGTCCTGGAGACGGTGGTGCTCATCAACCCAGCAGACGACGCAGTTAGCACTGAG GCTCGCTTGATGATCTCAGACGCCGCCAGACACAAGCTTCTGGTTCTGGCGGGGCAATGCTCTGAAACCAGCGGGGAGCTGATCCTTCAGTCGGGATCCTTCTCTTTCTGCAACTTCATCGACATATTCACAGACCAAGAG ATTGGGGAATTGCTCAGTACCATTCACCCCGCAAACAAAGCCAGCCTTACACTCTCCTGCCCTGAACACGGCGACTGGAAAAACTCAAACTTGGACAAACACAACCTGCAGGATTTCATTCACATGAAGCTGAACTCCTCCCTCATCCTCCCTGAGATGGAAGGCCTCTCCGAGTTCACAGAGTATTTATCTGAATCGGTAGAGATCCCGTCTCCGTTTGACATGCTGGAGCCACCAACATCAGGTGGATTCCTAAAACTCTCCAAGCCATGCTGTTACATTTTCCCTGCCGGCTGCGGTGACTCTGCGCTCTTTGCTGTCAATGGCTTCAACATGCTCATTAACGGcggctcagacaggaagtcatgctTCTGGAAGCTGGTGAGACATCTGGATAGGGTGGACTCCATCCTGCTGACCCACGTTAGCGGTGATAACCTGCCGGGCATCAACAGCATGCTGCAGAGGAAGGTTGCAGAGCTTGAGGAAGAACAGTCGCAGGGTTCCACCGCTAACAGCGACTGGGTGAAGAACATGATTTCTCCAGATATCGGCGTTGTGTTTGTGAATCTTCCAGAAAATCTGGAAAACCCTGAACCCAATTACAGAGTGCGGAGCGACGCTGAGGAAGCAGCAGTTATGAAGCACCTGCTTATGAAACTTAATTTGAGGATAGAGCCTTTGCAAAGACCTGTTGGAAACACTATAGAGCCAATCACACTCTTTCAGAAAATGGGAGTTGGGAAGCTTGAAATGTACGTGCTAAATCCCTCAAAGAACAGCAAGGAGATGCAACACTTTATGAAGCAATGGACAGGAAGTGCAAAAGACACTGCGTCCATTTTGCTCCCAAACGGAAAAGAATCAGAGTTCCCCGTCTCTAACTTGACATCGATCTCCTCGCTCATTGTGTGGCATCCTGCAAATCACGCGGATAAGGTTTTGCGTGTTCTCTTTCCTGGAAATACTACCCAGCATCACATCTTTGAAGGTTTAGAAAAACTGAAGCACCTGGACTTCCTGAAGCAGCCTGTTGTCACTCAAAAAGCAATGTCCTCTACACCATCAATACCAACGGTAAAGCAAGCCAAGATGAAACACAGGACTGACAGCAGAGAGAGCCTGAAGTCTACCCCGAAGCCGTCGCCAATCAAAAGCACTAGGAAGGAGTCAAAGGACGAAGCACCAGAAAATACAAAGACAGAAGTGGAAACGTCTCATGAGAAATCACAAAAAGCCccattaaaaaaggaaaaggcaaaGGCAACTGAGAGAGAATCAAAAGCAAAGGAAGAGAAGACAGTTCAACACGATACTccagagaaaaagaaggaaaagataGTCAAAAAGGATGCCAAAGTGTCTGTGGAAAAGGAGGGTAAAAAAGAGGTAGCAAAGAAAGATGACGCCCCCAAACAAGCGGGCAAAAAGGATGAGAAAGTGAAAAAAGAGGAAGCAAAGAAAGTTTTCAAAAGGGATATCAGAAGAGACTCTCctctgaaggagaagaaggaagaaaagagagagcaAAAGAAAGATGGCAAAAGGCCTTTTAAAGACATAAGAAAGTCCGCTGCAGGTGAAGAAAAGGGTCCATCTCCAAAACCAAAGCCAAAACCCCTGACAAAGGACTCCAAGAAAGACGCAGGAATCCCGTCAAAGTCAAAAGAAACAGTAAAGTCAAAGGTGACGAGGAAGGATACGAAGGTGGATGGTGGTAAACCCGCAGGAAGTGTAGCTGCTGCGTCACAAGATCCAGAAGCCGTGCGGTCCCTCATGTCCTCGCCGGAAGATCTCACCACGGACTTCGATAAGCTTCGAGCTGAAGAGTTGGTGCAGGACGATGCAAGTGTGCAACcaaacaaagaagaggaggcagtGCTGATCCACCATGAAGACTTAATAAAAACCAAGGAATCGCCTGAAGCGCTGGAGTCTCTCGATGAAGGAATAACCACAACAGAGGCTGAAGGCGAATGCGGAACGACTCCAGAAGAACAAGTCGTTAAGTCGAAACTCGATGGCAGCATGAGCGAGAAGTTTGAAGATGAAGGTACTGTCATGGAAGAGACCTCTGAGGGAGCGGATTATGAAGAGAAAGGAGACATAGAAGAAGTGCGTGAACCACAGAGAGCAGAGCCAGATAAGAACCGACCTACCCCTAGTCGGGATGAACAAAAAGAGAGAAGTGAAGTGGATCAACATAATCCGTTTCTATCAGCCTCACCCAAAGCATCCTCACCGGTTTCTCCGGCTGCATCTATCCATGACGAAATGCTCCCAGTGGGCTGTGAGCGCTCAGCCGCCTTTGATGACGAGAACAGAGATGAAATCCCTGAAGATTATACCGTCACCTCCGGCCACACTCAGTGCACCATTGAGCTAACCAGTGTGCCTACTCCCGTGGATGGGATGGTGACTCCGAGGGACATCATGAGCGACGAAACCACCAATGATGTATCTCCTTCTCAGGATGTCGGCAGGTCCGGAACATCAGCATCTGGAGAGTTCGATAGGAAGAATCTGTCCCTGGCTCAGGACATTCCGAGGTCGGACCATTCTCAGAGCGATGCCACAGAGGGCCATGACTACAACCACTCCGCTTCCACAATACCTACTCCTTCGTCACTAGAAGAGGATAAAATCTGCAAGGAGTTTCCTTCTGTAGGGAAAGCTGAGGGGcttgctgcagctccagagtcCCGTGAGACGGACTCGGGTTCCACAACCTCACCTCTTGTACGATCTCCATCTGTagatcaacaaaacaaaactgatgTTCCAAACGTATTTGCTGCTCCAGTTGAACTGTCCACCACTCTGGCAGGGTGTACCAAGGTAAGAGCCGATTCATCCGTCAATCCAGATGATCAGACATTGGAAGGAGCTAGCTCTCCTCAGTCATCTGGCCACACCCCTTACCATCAGTCACCGGTGGATGAAAAGGTGGAATCTCTACCACCTGTGTCACAAGAGAAAGGGTTTGGACCGGTCATTGTAGAGATCACAAGTGATAAAGAGGACTCCTCTGCAAGGGTCACCCCAGAGCCCTACGAGCCAGAAGCAGACAGCGCTTTCCTTGGAGAGGAAGTAATCTCTCCAAAAAGCCCACCTCCATTTCCCCCTGATTCCACAGAAAAGATGGAAAAGTCACCATTTGAAATGGATGACAAGAAAATTGAGGCAAACACCCAATCTGTCTTGAACCAAAATGAAGCAGACGCTAATCCTTTCACAGCTTTCAAAGAAGAAAGTAAAATGTCCATTTCAGAAGGTACCGCATCAGACAAGTCAGGAACCCCTCCAGAGGAAGTGGTAGCAGAGGAGACCTTTTCACATTTAGCTTCAGCATCCACCACCTCTCTGGCCACCAGCTCCTTGCCAGAACCCACCACTGACTCTCCTTCCCTTCATGCTGAAGTAGGTTCTCCTCATTCGACAGAAGTAGATGACTCTTTGTCCGTCTCCGTCGTTCAGACCCCGACCATGTTTCAAGACGCTGAGGGATCTCCATCAAAGGAGGACAGTCCAAGGCCAATGTCTATCTCCCCAGACCTCTCACCAAAGACGAAAAGCAGAACACAGATGCAGGACACAAAATCCCCCGAGCATTCCACCATGTCAGTAGAGTTCGGCCAGGACTCCCCCGACCACTCGTTAGCCCTGGACTTCAGCAAGCAGTCCCCAGAGCATCCATCTGTTGGGGGCAGCTCACACGCTACGGAGAATGGTCCAACTGAGGTGGACTACAGCCCATCAGGTGGACTGAATAGAGGATCATGTGAACATCAAACTACTGTGGACAAGCCCTTTCTCTTTGACAGTGATTCAGTCCTCGCCACTTCTGCAACGCCGTCAGATGCGTCTCAGTCCACTCCCTCTGTTACAACACCGTGTCAAATGACAGAGATCCCACAGACAGGAAAATCCCCACTTACCCCAAAAGCATCATCTCTGACCCACTCCCCCTGCTCCAGTGAGCTATCGCCA GAAACCTTTTCCAGAGTAAAGGAGACTAATCCGTTTAAAACTGCAGATGCTACATTTGAGGAAAAATCTCCCGTGAGCCCAGAAGTTCCATCATATCTACCTCTGTCTTCCGATCCATGCGGTGCCAGGAACCCACAACCCACCAAGGGTCCTTCTCCTCCATCTAGGACTGATGTTGACCTTTGCCTAGTGACCTCATGTGAATACCGTCACCCCAAGACAGAGTTATCGCCATCCTTCATCAACCCTAACCCTTTGGAGTACTTCATTAACGAAGAGAGCACCTTGAATGAAGAGAAGCCTTTAGCCAAGCCTGGCGATGGACCTCCAGCCCCAGGGGGCAAACTTCCTGCCAAGCAATGTGAGGAGACCCCACCCACATCCATCAGTGAATCTGCTCCCTCACAGACAGATTCAGATGTGCCACCGGGGACAGAGGAGTGTCCCTCCATTACAGCAGATGCTAACATTGACTCAGAAGACGACTCTGAGACTCTTCCCACTGACAGAACCCTGACCTACAGGCATGCCGACCCTCCTCCAGTGGCGCCCAGGGACTCCGCTCCATCTTCAGGCCACCAGGATGTCTGCATGGTGGATCCAGAGGCCCTTAAGGCCGAGGAAAACCTCCACAATGCAAATacagaagaaggagaaaaaccCAAGAAGAAAAAGGTCTTGAAAAAGTCGTCCTCGCCAGCCAGGAAGACCGCTCTATCCAAAGTGAAGGACTCAAAAACGTCCTCTCCCAAGAAGACTGTTGGAGAAGGGAAAGACGCCAAAAACGCAACCAATACTTCTGCATCAAGAGGCGTAAAAAGTGCCACATCGG GTACGAGCGGTGGAAAGGCATCAAGTGGGGCGTCTTCGCCCAACTGCCCCCCCATGTACATGGATTTGGTTTACATTCCCAATCACTGTAGTGCCAAGAATGTGGACGCTGACTTCTTCAAGCGAGTGCGCTCCTCTTACTATGTTGTCAGCGGCAATGACCTGAATGCCCAGGAACCCGACAGGGCTGTCCTCGATGCCCTCCTGGAAGGAAAGGCCCAGTGGGGCAACAATGTGCAA GTCACTCTGATTCCGACCCATGACACTGACGTGATGAGGGAGTGGTACCAGGAGACCCACGATAAGCAGCAGGAGCTCAACATCATGGTCctggccagcagcagcaccgtcGTCATGCAGGACGAGTCCTTCCCAGCTTGTAAGATTGAGATGTAG